A segment of the Pseudomonadota bacterium genome:
TGCAGAAAGACGGCTTCTGCCCGTCGCCGCTGATCGCCATGGCCGGCGCCGCAGCGGTGACCGAGCACATGCGCATTGGCACCAGCGTTCTCCTTGTGCCGCTTTACGCGCCGTTGAAATTGGCCGAAGACGTGGCGGTGCTCGACAATCTCTCGAATGGTCGCTTTGTGTTCGGCGTGGCGCCCGGCTATGTCAGCGAGGAGTTCGCCGCCCATGGCGTGCCGCGTGAAGAGCGCGTCGCCCGGTTCGAGGAAGCGCTCGATCTGATGACTGCCGCGTGGACCGGCGAGCCGTTCAATTTCGACGGCAAATATTACAAAGCGCCTGAGGCGCGGGTGACGCCGCCAACCGTGCAGCGCCCGCATCCGCCGATCTGGTACGGCGTCTCCGCCGCATCCTCCCTGCGCCGGGCGGTCAAGCGCCGCGCCATACAAATTATGTCGCCACGCCACGGCATCGCCGAATTGAAAGAACATTACGCCGCCTATGACGCCGCTGCTCAAGAGGCCGGGTGGCAACCGCCGGAGCGCCCAATTATCCGCCAGGTATTCATTGCTGAGAGCACTGCGAAAGCGGAAGAGCTGGCGGCGCCGGCGATCGATTATCTCTACCGTGAGCTTTACGGCGCCGCCTCGGCGGCTGGTGATCGCGTGCTGCGCGGCGATGACGGCCAGGTGGTTGAGCAAAGCGACACGGTCGCTTTCGAGGGCTTCAAGCGGCGCTACATTATCGGCGATCCGGACTTCGCCGTCACCGAGATCAAGAAGTATCAGGCCGAGCTAAACCCCAGTGAGATGATCTGCTGGATGCACATGCCGGGCATCAAGGGTGCCGATGCCGCCCATTCGATGGAGCTGTTCGCCAAGCATGTGATGCCGGAGTTTGCCTGAGAATTTCATGGAACGCCGCTTGTCCGCCATAGTTGCCGCCGATGTGGTCGGCTATACCCGCTTGATAGAGGCGGCAAAGACGGAGTATCTCGGTGAATTGCGCAAGGCCGGCCTGCCGGAAGCGTCGGATCAAATTTAATTCACGCGGCGGGAGGGCTGCACATTATGAAACATAGCAACGAACGAATTCTTACCACCCATACCGGCAGCCTGCCACGCACCCAGGCGCTGACCAAATTGCTGGTCGCGCGCGAGCAGCGTAAGGAATATGACCCGGCGGATATGACGCGCGAGGCGCGCACCGCGCTCGACATCGTGCTCGCCAAGCAACTCGGCGCCGGCATCGATATCGTCAATGACGGCGAAGTGCCGCGCATCGGCTTTTCCACTTATGTGACCGAGCGAATCTCGGGCTTCGGCGGCGAATCAGTGCGCAAACGCCCGACCGATATGGAAAAATTCCCCGAATATGCCGAATTCTTCATCCGCCAGATTGGCGCCACCGATGATTTGGCGAAGGTGTGGAACGCCCCCGAAGCGCTGGAAGAGCTGCATTATGACGATTCTCTGAGCGGTGCGCGCGGCGAATGCGCGCTCTTTGCCGAGGGGCTCGCCGCGTCAGCCGGCGGCTATGCAGAGACCTTCATGACGGCCGCGTCGCCGGGCATCGTCAGCACCACCTTGCTGCGTGGTAAGAACAACAAGGCCTATGCCAATGACCGCGATTATGTGCTCAGCATCGCCAAGGAATTGAAGAAGGAATATGACTATTTGGTCAGTCAGGGCCATGTCTTACAGCTCGATGCCCCAGACTTGGCGATGGAGCGGGTGATCATGTATGGCGACCGGCCGCTCGGCGAATTCCTCGAACGTGTCGAGCTGCATATTGAGGCGATGAACATTGCGCTTGCCGATGTGCCGCCGGATCGCGTGCGCCTCCATGTGTGCTGGGGCAATTGGCAGGGGCCACATCAGGACGACGTGCCGGTGAAGGATTTGCTGCCCATTCTCTATCAGGCCAAGGTCGGCGCGCTCAGCATTCCGCTCGGCAATCCGCGCCATGAGCATGAGTTCACGGCCTTCCGCGATTTGCCGTTGCCTGACAGCATGGTGCTGATCCCCGGCGTCATCGACGTCACCACCAACTATCTCGAACATCCGGAAGTGGTGGCCAACCGCATCTGCAACGTGGTCGATGCGGTGGGTGATAAGACGCGGGTGATTGCCGGCACGGATTGCGGCTTCGGTACGTTCGCCAGCTATGAGTTCGTCGCCAACGATGTCGCCTGGGCCAAGCTCGGCGCCCTGACCGACGGCGCCAAGATCGCCAGCGAAAGATTGTGGGGCTGAGCGAACGACGCGGTTTCGCCAGGTGACGAACCCCCGCGTCGTTGTCATCGGCGGCTCGCTCGGCGGCTTGCTGGCGGCCAATATGCTGTGGCGCGCCGGCTGCGACGTGACGGTGCATGAGCGTATCGGCGAGGAGCTGTCAGGGCGCGGCGCCGGCATCGCGGCGCATCCTGAAATGTTCGCCGCCTTCGACCAGGCCGGCGTCAACATGAATGACGCCATCGGCACCAGCGTCGAAGAACGTATCGTGCTGGCGCGCGATGGCTCGGTCATGGCGCGCCATCGCTTGCCGCAGATCATGTGCTCGTGGAGCAGCCTGTTGGCGTTGTTGCGCGCGGCTTTTCCGGCTGATCGCTATTTTCCCGGTATGGAATTTTCGCGGGCTGAGCAAACCGACGCCGGGGTGCGGGCGCTGTTTGCCAATAGCACGGTGATCGACGCGGATCTGTTGATTGGCGCCGACGGTATTTATTCCACGCTGCGCCGACAATATTGGCCGGATGCCAAGCCAGTCTATGCCGGCTATGTCGCCTGGCGCGGCATCGTGCCGGAGGCTGCGGTTTCACGTGAAACTCATGATGCGTTGTTTTCGCTCTACGCCTTCTGCCTGCCGTCCGGCGAGCATATGCTGGGCTATCCGATTACCGGCGAGGGCGGCGACGTGCGGCCTGGCCACCGGCGCTATAATATCGTCTGGTACCGCCGGGTAGAGGATAACGGTGCGCTGCGTCGCCTGATGACCGACGAAACGGGCAAGCATCATCCGTTCGGCATTCCGCCCGGTTTGATCCGCGGCGAAGCCGTGGCCGAGCTGCGCGCCGCGGCTGACGCCAATTTGGCGCCGCAGTTCCGCGAGATGGTGGAACTGATCGAGACGCCGTTTTTTCAAAGCGTGGTCGATATGGATGTGCCGGCGATGGTTTCAGGCCGCGCCCTGTTGCTTGGAGATGCGGCGTTTCTGGCGCGCCCGCATTGCGGCATGGGCGTGACCAAAGCGGCGGGCGATGCGGTGCTCCTGGCTGAGCTGCTGACGGTGTTCGCAGATGACATCAGCCACGCGCTCGAGGTGTACGACACCGAACGCTGCCGCTATGGCCGCTATCTCACCGCCCATTCGCAGCGTCTCGGCTCGCAGATGAAGCGGAGCTACGCCACTGAGGAAGAGCGCGCCGAGGCCGAATATTACCGCCGGCCCGAGACCTGCCTGCGCAATATTTCGCTACCGCCTGACCCGCCGTGACTCCAGGGCCTCACCGCCTTCGGCCTGACCACAATTAAATTCCGTGTATCGCCTTCGGCAGCGCGATATGTTATCTCTGAGCTAGAAATAAATAGGGTAGGGACATGAGCGATCAGACTGTTCCCTTGATCGATATCGCGCCGTTTCTTAAGGGAGGCGCTTCGGACAAGGCGGCTGTGGCGGCAAAACTAGACAGCGCCTGCCGCGAGATCGGTTTTTTGGTGATCGAGGGGCATGGTGTGTCACCGCAATTGATTGCCGACATGCAGGCGGTCAGCCACGAATATTTCGCCTTGCCCTATTGGGAGAAGATGGCGCATCAAATGCCGCCAGACCGCTACCGCGGCTACACGCCGCCGGGCGGCGAGACGTTGGCACTTAGCCTCGATGAAGAAACGCCGCCGGATTTGAAGGAATCCTATTCCTGCGGTCCGTTCGGCGTTGATTTTGACGAATATCATTTCGGCGCCAAAGGTGCGCGCCTGTTCGCGCCCAATATCTGGCCAGAACGCCCGCCCGCCATGCGGGCCTTGTGGGAAACATATTATGGCGAAATGGAGCGTTTGGCTGCGGACCTGATGCGCATTTTCGCCGTCGCTCTCGATCTGCCGGAGCGCTGGTTCCAGGACAAGATCAACAAGCAGATCGCTAATTTCAGCGTCATTCACTATCCCGGCCAGGACGACGCGCCTAAATCCGGGCAGCTACGCGGTGGCGCCCACACCGATTATGGCAGCCTCACCATCGTCCAAACCGACACCGATGTTGGCGGGCTGGAAGTGCTGCGCCGCGACGGCGGCTGGTCTCCGGTGCCTTGGATCGACGGCACATTTGCCGTCAATCTCGGCGATTTGATGTCGGAATGGACCAATGATATCTGGGTGTCAACGCTGCACCGCGTTGCCAATCCGCCGCGCGAAAAAGCGCATATCAGCAAAACATCGCTGCTGTTTTTCCATCAACCCAATTATGACGCAGTGGTCGAGTGTATTCCGACCTGTTGCAGCACCGAGCGTCCCGCCAGATATGACCGCACCACATCGGGCGAGCATGTCACCATGAAGGTGATGAAGCACCGCCAGCAAACGCTGGAAGATGCGGCCGAGTAGGACGGCCTATATCCAGCGCCGCGTGCGCTGCTTAAAGGCGCGGTATTCCTCGCCGAATTTGGCTTCGAGGAAAGGCTCCTCGCGGGCGATCACGCCCCAGCGGATGATTTGCTGAAACACTGCCGCGGCGGCGATTAGCCAGATATTGTCGAGAGTCACGGCGAGGCCGACGATCAGCAGCAGCATCGAGAGATAGATTGGATTGCGGGTCAGGCGATAGACGCCGCTGGTGACCAACGCCTGTGGCGTGCGGTATGTCGGCACCGGCGTCTTGGCTTTGCGAAACAGCCGGAAGGCGCTCGCAACCAGCAGCACGGAGCCGGCGATAATCGGTCCGCCGGCGACGTACTGCCAGGGTGCGGGGATGATCTCGACCGGCCAGATCTGGCCGACCACCACGCCGAGCACCGCCAGCGCCAATCCGATGACGGGTGGCGGCGCGATGGCGCCGGAGGAATCACTTTTTTGATCTGCCATGCGAGATGATCCTATGGTTTGGCGGCCAAGGCTATTCCTTTAGCGATGGCCGAAGCTGTCGAGCTTGCCTTGTTGTTCGACGTTGAGCGTGGCGTGAAACTGCTCGAACGCCGGACGCAGCGTGCGGACGGCAGTGAGGCCGGATTCCATTTGGATTTCAGCGCGCGCCAATAATCCGCCCACGCCCTGGGTCTCGGCGCTGTTCTCGATCGCAGCGCAGCTCGCGCGCATCGTGGTTTCGCTGTGTCGCCAGACGGAGGCGAGGTCGTCCCATGCCGCTAACTGGGCGCCGTCGAGATCAAGCTCGGATTTGAGATGGCCCGATAGGCGATCAAAATGCGCGCCTTGGTCTGACGAACAGAAATGCATCATGCCACCTGACATGCTGCCCGCCATGTGATGCCCGCCGTGCGCCCAGGCCGAATGGTGGCTCACTTTAAGCCCTACAAAAGTCAGCGCTAACGCCACTGCGGCGACGCCGCCGCCGATGAATAAGGTCCTGCGTCTCATCTTCATGCTCCCTTGTTAGGTTTGAAACAAAAGTGACAAGTTTGTTGTCATAATGACAATATAGGTGCCTATTATTGCTTTTCAAGGGGCGGCACGATACGGTTCGGGCGATGGCCAAGCATGACGCAAAGAGCGCTGATAGGGTGCCCTCGACACCCGAGGGGCGCGCCCTTATGGAATTGATGTGGGGGCTGGCGCAGGCATTTTTCAAGATGCGCGCTGCCGGCAAGGAGATCACCGCACCCGCCGCCGGCGGCGCAACCATCGGCGCGGTCACCCCTACGGGCGCTGGAGTGTACGGCTTGTTGCGCTCGCTGGTGGAGAACGGGCCGCAGACCGTGCCGGCGCTCGCCCGTGTGCGCCCGGTGGCGCGCCAGCATATTCAGCGCATGGCCAACGAGATGGTGGCGCTCGGGCTGGTCGAATTTATTGCCAATCCGGCGCATAAACGCTCGCGCCTGCTGGCGGTCACGCTGGCGGGCGAGGAGTTTTACGCCGGGTTGAGCACGAGCTTCGAGGAAATGGCGGAACGGCTGGCGGCAGATATGGATCTCGGCGATCTCGAAACGACTGTGGCGACTCTCCGCACTCTCGCGCGCAAGTTCACCTGCAAGGAAGATGGCTAGCCCGTAGCATGGCTTTCGCGGCAGCGCGCACGGGCGTATGTTGAGCGCCGACGTATGCGCAGCCCACACGAACAAACTGGAGATGACATGTCCTTCCCAGAATATGGCGACCTCGACGGCATCGGTCTGACTGAACTTGTCAGCAAGAAGGAAATTACGCCGAGCGAGATCATGGAAGAAGCGATCCGGCGCGCCGAGGCGCTCAATCCGGAGCTCAATTTTCTAACCAATGACGCGTTCCATGTGGGTCGGCATATGGCCGCCGATCCAGCGCTGCCGGACGGCCCCTTCAAGGGCGTGCCGTGGCTGATCAAGGAGCTAGCGACGGCCTGGGAAGGTCAGCCGATGACCAATGGCTGCCCATATATGAAGGATTTGGTGGCGCCGTTCGATTCACACACGGTAACGCTCACCAAGGCGGCGGGGTTTACGCTGCTGGGCAAAAGCAACGTGCCGGAGCTTGGCTGGGCGCTGGCCTGCGAGCCGAGGCTGTTCGGTACTGTGCGCAGCCCGTGGGATACATCGCGCACACCGGGCGGCTCTTCGGGCGGTGCGGCGGCGGCGGTAGCGGCACGCGTGTTGCCGATTGCCGAAGCCAGCGACGGCGGCGGCTCGATCCGGGTGCCGGCTTCGCACTCGGGATTGGTCGGCCTCAAACCATCGCGCGGCAGAGTATCCGGCGCGCCGGCGGCGGTTGATTTCTGGTATGGCGGCGCGGTCTTCCTGTGCCTGTCGCGGAGCGTGCGCGACACGGCCCAATATCTTGACGTGGTCAACGGCTCGCTGCCCGGCGAGCCCTATACCGCGCCCAAGCCGGCGGTGCCGTTTCTCACCGAGGCCGGTACGTCGCCCGGCAAGCTCAAAATTGCCATGGTCGCGGAATCGCCCGACGGCTGCACACCGATCGACGGCGACGTGGCCAAGGCGTTGCAGGCGACGGGAAAACTGCTGGAGGAGCTTGGCCATACGGTGGAAGCGCAGCCAATTCCTTATGATTTTTGGCCGCTGATGGACGCTTATATGCGGATCACCGCAGTGCAAACGGCGGGCTGGATCGATGCCATGGGCGCCCTTGTCGGCCGCCCGCCTAAAGATGGTGAATTGGCGCCGCTTTACGTGAGCATGGTGGAACAAGGCCGCAGCATCTCCGGCGTCGAGCATTCCAACGATGTCGAGAGAATGCGGATGATGTGCCGCGATATGGCAGGAAAAATGGCGGCCTACGATACCTGGCTCATGCCGTCGATCCCGGTGCCGGCGCGCAAACATGGCTATTACGACATGTCGCTCGACGTCGAAACCTACAACCGCACCAAAATGTTGCCCGATTGCCCTTTCACGGCGCCGATGAACGCCTCAGGCCAGCCGGCAATTTCGCTGCCGTTGCATACCACCGCCAGCGGCCTGCCGATCGGCATGCAATTTGTCGGCCGCGACTTGGGCGAAGCGATGCTGTTGCGCCTCGCCGGGCAGCTCGAACAGGCGCTGCCGTGGAAGGACCGCAAACCGGCGATGGTGGATTAACCCGCCCAACGCCACCGCGCGTTTACGCGTCGGACGGCGCCAACCCGCTAGCCTAACCGCTGGCTTGTTCTGCTGCGCAAATTACGGCATATCAGAGCCATGAAGATAACGATGTATCAGGTTGATGCCTTCGCCGACGCGGTGTTCAAGGGAAATCCGGCGGCGGTATGCCCGCTCGATGCCTGGCTCGACGATGATCTCCTGCAGGCCATCGCCGGCGAGAACAATCTGTCGGAGACCGCTTACCTGGTGGCCAAGGGCGATGCCTATGAGCTGCGCTGGTTCACCCCCGTGGCGGAGGTCGATCTCTGCGGTCACGCCACCTTGGCGTCGGCGCATGTGGTGTTCGAGCATATTGAGCGCGACGCCGGCGCGGTGAATTTCGACACCAGGAGTGGCCGGCTTTCAGTGG
Coding sequences within it:
- a CDS encoding LLM class flavin-dependent oxidoreductase gives rise to the protein MKFGLLFAYQNPPGGGIPWQEPYGDMLACLPRAEALGYSSAFQASHHVQKDGFCPSPLIAMAGAAAVTEHMRIGTSVLLVPLYAPLKLAEDVAVLDNLSNGRFVFGVAPGYVSEEFAAHGVPREERVARFEEALDLMTAAWTGEPFNFDGKYYKAPEARVTPPTVQRPHPPIWYGVSAASSLRRAVKRRAIQIMSPRHGIAELKEHYAAYDAAAQEAGWQPPERPIIRQVFIAESTAKAEELAAPAIDYLYRELYGAASAAGDRVLRGDDGQVVEQSDTVAFEGFKRRYIIGDPDFAVTEIKKYQAELNPSEMICWMHMPGIKGADAAHSMELFAKHVMPEFA
- a CDS encoding methionine synthase, whose protein sequence is MKHSNERILTTHTGSLPRTQALTKLLVAREQRKEYDPADMTREARTALDIVLAKQLGAGIDIVNDGEVPRIGFSTYVTERISGFGGESVRKRPTDMEKFPEYAEFFIRQIGATDDLAKVWNAPEALEELHYDDSLSGARGECALFAEGLAASAGGYAETFMTAASPGIVSTTLLRGKNNKAYANDRDYVLSIAKELKKEYDYLVSQGHVLQLDAPDLAMERVIMYGDRPLGEFLERVELHIEAMNIALADVPPDRVRLHVCWGNWQGPHQDDVPVKDLLPILYQAKVGALSIPLGNPRHEHEFTAFRDLPLPDSMVLIPGVIDVTTNYLEHPEVVANRICNVVDAVGDKTRVIAGTDCGFGTFASYEFVANDVAWAKLGALTDGAKIASERLWG
- a CDS encoding FAD binding domain-containing protein, giving the protein MTNPRVVVIGGSLGGLLAANMLWRAGCDVTVHERIGEELSGRGAGIAAHPEMFAAFDQAGVNMNDAIGTSVEERIVLARDGSVMARHRLPQIMCSWSSLLALLRAAFPADRYFPGMEFSRAEQTDAGVRALFANSTVIDADLLIGADGIYSTLRRQYWPDAKPVYAGYVAWRGIVPEAAVSRETHDALFSLYAFCLPSGEHMLGYPITGEGGDVRPGHRRYNIVWYRRVEDNGALRRLMTDETGKHHPFGIPPGLIRGEAVAELRAAADANLAPQFREMVELIETPFFQSVVDMDVPAMVSGRALLLGDAAFLARPHCGMGVTKAAGDAVLLAELLTVFADDISHALEVYDTERCRYGRYLTAHSQRLGSQMKRSYATEEERAEAEYYRRPETCLRNISLPPDPP
- a CDS encoding isopenicillin N synthase family oxygenase, translated to MSDQTVPLIDIAPFLKGGASDKAAVAAKLDSACREIGFLVIEGHGVSPQLIADMQAVSHEYFALPYWEKMAHQMPPDRYRGYTPPGGETLALSLDEETPPDLKESYSCGPFGVDFDEYHFGAKGARLFAPNIWPERPPAMRALWETYYGEMERLAADLMRIFAVALDLPERWFQDKINKQIANFSVIHYPGQDDAPKSGQLRGGAHTDYGSLTIVQTDTDVGGLEVLRRDGGWSPVPWIDGTFAVNLGDLMSEWTNDIWVSTLHRVANPPREKAHISKTSLLFFHQPNYDAVVECIPTCCSTERPARYDRTTSGEHVTMKVMKHRQQTLEDAAE
- a CDS encoding isoprenylcysteine carboxylmethyltransferase family protein codes for the protein MADQKSDSSGAIAPPPVIGLALAVLGVVVGQIWPVEIIPAPWQYVAGGPIIAGSVLLVASAFRLFRKAKTPVPTYRTPQALVTSGVYRLTRNPIYLSMLLLIVGLAVTLDNIWLIAAAAVFQQIIRWGVIAREEPFLEAKFGEEYRAFKQRTRRWI
- a CDS encoding Spy/CpxP family protein refolding chaperone, coding for MRRRTLFIGGGVAAVALALTFVGLKVSHHSAWAHGGHHMAGSMSGGMMHFCSSDQGAHFDRLSGHLKSELDLDGAQLAAWDDLASVWRHSETTMRASCAAIENSAETQGVGGLLARAEIQMESGLTAVRTLRPAFEQFHATLNVEQQGKLDSFGHR
- a CDS encoding MarR family transcriptional regulator is translated as MAKHDAKSADRVPSTPEGRALMELMWGLAQAFFKMRAAGKEITAPAAGGATIGAVTPTGAGVYGLLRSLVENGPQTVPALARVRPVARQHIQRMANEMVALGLVEFIANPAHKRSRLLAVTLAGEEFYAGLSTSFEEMAERLAADMDLGDLETTVATLRTLARKFTCKEDG
- a CDS encoding amidase; the encoded protein is MSFPEYGDLDGIGLTELVSKKEITPSEIMEEAIRRAEALNPELNFLTNDAFHVGRHMAADPALPDGPFKGVPWLIKELATAWEGQPMTNGCPYMKDLVAPFDSHTVTLTKAAGFTLLGKSNVPELGWALACEPRLFGTVRSPWDTSRTPGGSSGGAAAAVAARVLPIAEASDGGGSIRVPASHSGLVGLKPSRGRVSGAPAAVDFWYGGAVFLCLSRSVRDTAQYLDVVNGSLPGEPYTAPKPAVPFLTEAGTSPGKLKIAMVAESPDGCTPIDGDVAKALQATGKLLEELGHTVEAQPIPYDFWPLMDAYMRITAVQTAGWIDAMGALVGRPPKDGELAPLYVSMVEQGRSISGVEHSNDVERMRMMCRDMAGKMAAYDTWLMPSIPVPARKHGYYDMSLDVETYNRTKMLPDCPFTAPMNASGQPAISLPLHTTASGLPIGMQFVGRDLGEAMLLRLAGQLEQALPWKDRKPAMVD